In one Syntrophales bacterium genomic region, the following are encoded:
- a CDS encoding ABC transporter permease has product MYAAIERIGESSIRTAKAFYETLAFSSVVFFKLFDRKSFNSAMRMVLVNQIYFTSVQILPLFIAVSILFGSPIVGITLQILKQFGLADRMGSVLMGVVVTEISPFMTVLLIALRSSSAINAEIAVMKVNRELKTLDVFRIDVLDYLFLPRIINGILSVICLSTLFSILALASGAFFSRYILDMSFDDYTTLLFLSADFSDLFILLVKCVFLGFFITLIPIRFGLRATHELTSIPISVLNGMVKVFIAIVIIEVISLLFRFI; this is encoded by the coding sequence ATGTACGCAGCCATCGAACGGATCGGAGAGTCGAGCATCCGGACGGCCAAGGCCTTCTACGAGACCCTGGCCTTCTCCAGCGTTGTCTTCTTCAAGCTCTTCGACCGGAAATCCTTCAACAGCGCCATGCGGATGGTCCTGGTCAACCAGATCTATTTCACCTCCGTCCAGATCCTGCCCCTTTTCATCGCCGTGTCCATTCTCTTCGGTTCCCCCATCGTGGGAATCACGCTCCAGATTCTCAAGCAGTTCGGCCTTGCCGACCGGATGGGATCGGTCCTGATGGGTGTCGTCGTGACGGAGATATCCCCTTTCATGACGGTTCTCCTGATCGCCCTGCGGTCCAGTTCCGCCATCAACGCCGAGATCGCCGTCATGAAGGTCAACCGGGAACTCAAGACCCTCGATGTGTTCCGCATTGACGTCCTGGATTACCTCTTCCTGCCGCGCATCATCAACGGCATTCTCTCCGTCATCTGCCTGAGCACCCTCTTCTCCATCCTGGCGCTGGCCAGCGGGGCCTTTTTCAGCCGCTACATCCTGGACATGAGTTTCGATGATTACACGACCCTCCTGTTCCTGTCGGCGGATTTCTCGGATCTCTTCATCCTGCTTGTGAAATGCGTCTTCCTGGGATTCTTCATCACGCTGATTCCCATCCGCTTCGGCCTCCGGGCCACCCATGAGCTGACTAGCATCCCCATCTCTGTTCTCAACGGGATGGTCAAGGTTTTCATTGCCATTGTGATCATCGAGGTGATATCATTACTATTCAGATTTATTTAA
- a CDS encoding fumarylacetoacetate hydrolase family protein: MKIIRFADPEGRVALGMARDDRADEAWVLKGDLFGGFEVGEECRPVRRLLSPLAPPNILALGINYRQHGDEFAMSYPEQPVLFLKATTSLIGPGETILLPRAGAEHVDYEAELAVIIGRRAKNVSPEEAMEYVFGYTCANDVSARDWQIEKQKGQWARGKSFDTFCPLGPWIVTRDEVEDPGNLRIRCLVNGRALQDASTADMIFPVAAIVSNLSLSMTLDPGTVILSGTPQGVGFTRKPPIFLQDGDTVSVDIERIGTLTNPVRRESEPA; encoded by the coding sequence ATGAAGATCATACGTTTTGCCGATCCGGAAGGGCGGGTTGCCTTGGGGATGGCCCGCGACGACCGTGCGGACGAGGCATGGGTCCTGAAAGGGGATCTCTTCGGCGGCTTCGAGGTCGGTGAAGAGTGCCGTCCCGTCCGGCGGCTTCTCTCACCCCTGGCGCCTCCGAACATCCTGGCCCTGGGCATCAACTACCGACAGCACGGGGATGAGTTCGCCATGTCCTACCCGGAGCAGCCGGTCCTTTTTCTGAAGGCCACGACGAGCCTCATCGGTCCCGGCGAGACGATCCTCCTGCCGCGGGCCGGAGCGGAGCACGTGGATTACGAGGCGGAACTCGCGGTGATCATCGGCCGCCGGGCCAAGAACGTCTCCCCCGAAGAGGCGATGGAATACGTATTCGGATACACCTGCGCCAACGACGTCAGCGCCCGGGACTGGCAGATCGAGAAACAGAAAGGGCAGTGGGCCCGGGGGAAAAGCTTCGACACCTTCTGCCCCCTGGGGCCGTGGATCGTGACCCGGGACGAGGTGGAGGACCCGGGAAACCTGAGGATCCGCTGCCTGGTCAACGGGCGGGCCTTGCAGGACGCCTCGACCGCGGACATGATCTTTCCGGTGGCGGCCATCGTCAGCAACCTGAGCCTTTCCATGACCCTCGATCCGGGAACGGTGATCCTCTCGGGGACACCCCAGGGCGTCGGGTTCACCCGAAAACCGCCGATCTTTCTTCAGGACGGGGACACCGTGTCCGTGGACATCGAACGGATCGGGACCCTCACCAACCCGGTGCGGCGGGAGAGCGAACCGGCTTGA
- a CDS encoding DegQ family serine endoprotease → MAKEGSSRRTFIMFLLAFLIAFFIVSFVEVLKSSFVPSGTEIPSANAVSVKAPGSFADLAEKVKPAVVNISTTKTVRSGRGAFRTPFGQDDLSDRYFGDDFFRRFFGDTPRTFKQRSLGSGFIISSDGYIFTNNHVIEQSDKILVKLSDGREFEARVIGRDAKTDIALIRIKTSDSLPVAELGDSEKIRVGDWVVAIGNPFGLDATVTAGIVSAKGRVIGAGPYDNFIQTDASINPGNSGGPLFNMEGKVVGINTAIVAHGQGIGFAIPMEMAKAILSDLKAKGKVTRGWMGISVQDVTEDLAKSMKLKDRSGALISEVFRGDPADKAGIQAGDVVTEINGKKVKDTHDLLLMIASLRVNDRISVKVLREGAERMFQVVVEERTDSKEVARAGSRDDRQNFGITVQDISPQVARYLGVAPRIGVLVTEVREASQADEVGMQPQDIILQVNKVRVTSVKEYQREIAKKSDKNTMLLLIKRGRSTFYVALRK, encoded by the coding sequence ATGGCCAAGGAAGGAAGCAGCAGGAGAACGTTCATCATGTTTCTCCTGGCGTTTCTCATCGCCTTTTTTATCGTCTCCTTCGTGGAGGTACTGAAGTCGTCCTTCGTCCCGTCGGGGACGGAGATCCCCTCCGCCAACGCCGTCAGCGTCAAGGCGCCGGGGTCTTTCGCCGACCTCGCGGAGAAGGTGAAGCCGGCGGTGGTCAACATCAGCACAACGAAAACGGTTCGATCCGGCAGGGGGGCGTTCCGCACCCCATTCGGACAGGACGATCTCTCCGATCGTTATTTCGGGGATGATTTCTTCCGCCGGTTCTTCGGAGACACGCCGCGGACCTTCAAGCAGCGGAGCCTGGGTTCGGGATTCATCATCAGCTCCGACGGATACATCTTCACCAACAACCATGTCATCGAGCAGTCCGACAAGATCCTCGTGAAGCTCTCCGATGGCCGGGAGTTCGAGGCCCGGGTCATCGGGCGGGACGCCAAGACGGACATCGCCCTCATCCGGATCAAGACCTCCGACAGCCTGCCCGTGGCGGAGCTGGGAGACTCGGAGAAGATCCGCGTCGGCGACTGGGTCGTCGCCATCGGCAACCCCTTCGGCCTGGACGCGACCGTTACGGCGGGCATCGTCAGCGCCAAGGGACGGGTCATCGGGGCCGGTCCCTATGACAACTTCATCCAGACCGACGCCTCCATCAATCCGGGCAACAGCGGCGGCCCCCTGTTCAACATGGAGGGGAAGGTCGTGGGCATCAACACGGCCATCGTGGCTCACGGCCAGGGAATCGGTTTCGCCATCCCCATGGAGATGGCCAAGGCCATTCTTTCGGACCTGAAGGCAAAAGGGAAGGTGACCCGGGGCTGGATGGGGATCTCCGTACAGGACGTGACGGAGGACCTGGCCAAGAGCATGAAGCTCAAGGACCGGAGCGGAGCCCTGATTTCCGAGGTGTTCAGGGGAGATCCCGCCGATAAGGCGGGAATCCAGGCAGGAGATGTGGTTACCGAGATCAATGGCAAGAAGGTCAAAGATACCCACGATCTCCTGCTTATGATCGCCTCGTTGAGGGTGAATGACCGGATCTCGGTGAAGGTGCTGCGGGAAGGAGCGGAGCGCATGTTCCAGGTCGTCGTGGAGGAACGGACCGATTCGAAGGAAGTGGCGCGGGCCGGAAGCAGGGACGACAGGCAGAACTTCGGCATCACCGTTCAGGATATTAGCCCGCAGGTTGCCCGCTACCTGGGAGTCGCCCCGCGCATCGGCGTGCTCGTAACGGAGGTGCGGGAGGCAAGCCAGGCGGACGAAGTCGGCATGCAGCCCCAGGACATCATCCTGCAGGTGAACAAGGTGCGGGTTACGTCCGTGAAGGAGTACCAGCGGGAAATTGCCAAGAAGAGCGACAAGAACACCATGCTCCTCCTGATCAAGCGGGGCCGATCCACCTTTTACGTGGCCCTCCGGAAATAG
- a CDS encoding CehA/McbA family metallohydrolase, with protein sequence MHEYTGVIHLHSEYSFDGRTPVSEMIRAARTSGVHFLALTDHACVTARERGWEGWHDGVLVIVGQEISPRFNHYLAFGSCGTVDIPDDTEGVAPQSYIDRVHEAGGIGFIAHPDHRGAPVFHVKHYPWTDWDVSGFTGIGIWDFMTDWQQSLTGQFRAFASYLMPALFLRGPERETLARWDALGRERRVPGIGECDNHDTKKQWFGVTLPVFPFSRVLPILRTHILTEEPLSGEPGTAVVTVLEALEQGRSFVANDWLKPSVGFRFYAERPGEIVVMGGEFPFRLTEKCVLHVQVPGVARIRLLRDGHTIREERGRSLSVPAPGPGVYRVEVDRWAWGRRRPWIYSNPVYLREVS encoded by the coding sequence GTGCATGAGTACACAGGGGTGATTCACCTCCACTCGGAGTATTCCTTCGACGGGCGGACGCCGGTTTCCGAGATGATCCGGGCGGCCCGGACGTCGGGCGTTCATTTCCTCGCCCTGACGGATCACGCCTGCGTCACCGCCCGGGAGCGCGGCTGGGAGGGATGGCACGACGGCGTCCTCGTCATCGTCGGCCAGGAGATATCGCCCCGCTTCAATCATTACCTGGCATTCGGTTCCTGCGGGACGGTCGACATTCCCGACGACACGGAAGGGGTGGCTCCGCAGAGCTACATCGACCGGGTCCATGAAGCGGGAGGCATCGGCTTTATCGCTCATCCGGACCACCGGGGCGCCCCTGTGTTTCACGTGAAACATTATCCCTGGACGGACTGGGACGTCAGCGGTTTCACCGGGATCGGAATCTGGGATTTCATGACCGACTGGCAGCAGTCCCTGACGGGACAGTTCCGTGCCTTTGCGAGCTACCTGATGCCGGCCCTGTTCCTCCGGGGACCCGAGCGGGAAACACTGGCCCGATGGGACGCCCTGGGGAGGGAGCGCCGGGTCCCGGGGATCGGCGAGTGCGACAACCACGACACGAAAAAGCAATGGTTTGGTGTTACCCTGCCGGTCTTTCCCTTTTCCCGGGTCCTGCCGATCCTGAGGACCCACATCCTGACGGAGGAGCCCCTGTCCGGGGAACCGGGTACGGCGGTGGTGACCGTCCTGGAGGCGCTGGAGCAGGGCCGTTCGTTCGTGGCAAATGACTGGCTCAAGCCTTCCGTCGGATTTCGCTTTTACGCGGAGCGGCCGGGAGAAATCGTCGTCATGGGGGGAGAGTTCCCTTTCCGGCTCACCGAAAAATGCGTGCTTCACGTTCAGGTTCCCGGCGTGGCACGGATCCGCCTGCTTCGGGACGGGCACACCATCCGGGAAGAGCGGGGCCGGTCTCTTTCCGTTCCGGCCCCGGGGCCGGGCGTGTACAGGGTGGAAGTGGATCGGTGGGCCTGGGGCCGCCGGCGCCCGTGGATCTATTCGAATCCGGTCTATTTGCGGGAGGTGTCGTGA
- a CDS encoding lysophospholipid acyltransferase family protein — MKKRFLKWLGRKVVESSLVISLAHSLIRGYLSLVRLEVIGEERMLSHLRGGGKAIAALWHQRVLGVVGYASRFREFKPSAIVSASRDGDLIVRIVERLNFRPVRGSSTRGGREALSAMVEDLREHPFAVHASDGPTGPRGVIKAGLIRMSQLSGAPVVPVYISFSRAWSLGSWDRMLIPKPFSRIVVRWGEPMYVPKNLDVPGFEGLRQNMERSIREEQDRDDRRWGWKNLLLEGH; from the coding sequence GTGAAGAAAAGATTCCTGAAATGGCTTGGCAGGAAGGTGGTCGAGTCGAGCCTCGTTATTTCCCTGGCGCATAGCCTGATTCGTGGATACCTGTCGCTGGTGCGGCTTGAGGTGATCGGAGAGGAGCGGATGCTTTCCCATCTGCGGGGTGGCGGCAAGGCCATCGCCGCGCTCTGGCACCAGAGGGTGCTTGGCGTCGTCGGATATGCCTCCCGATTCCGGGAGTTCAAGCCCTCGGCCATCGTCAGCGCCAGCCGGGACGGGGACCTCATCGTCCGGATCGTGGAACGCCTGAACTTCCGGCCCGTCCGGGGGTCCAGCACCCGCGGCGGCCGCGAGGCCCTGTCCGCCATGGTCGAGGACCTTCGGGAGCACCCCTTTGCCGTCCATGCCTCCGACGGCCCCACGGGTCCCCGGGGGGTCATCAAGGCGGGCCTGATCCGCATGTCCCAGCTCTCCGGTGCCCCCGTCGTTCCGGTGTACATCTCCTTCAGCCGGGCCTGGAGCCTCGGAAGCTGGGACCGGATGCTCATCCCGAAGCCCTTCAGCCGGATCGTCGTCCGGTGGGGTGAGCCCATGTACGTCCCGAAGAATCTCGACGTCCCGGGATTTGAAGGCCTGAGGCAAAACATGGAGCGGAGCATCCGGGAAGAGCAGGATCGGGACGACCGGCGGTGGGGCTGGAAAAATCTGCTTCTGGAAGGGCATTGA
- a CDS encoding phosphotransferase family protein, whose amino-acid sequence MDYIDRTRTIRPGEELDLTRLDPYLRSIIPGLDGPMEVEQFPGGYSNLTYLIRCGGREMVLRRPPFGKKAKTAHDMGREYRVLKALRPVFPCCPEPLVYTEDESIIGCPFFVMERIRGIILRRELPKGLSFSSEEARKLSENLLDVLVDLHSVDVDRAGLGDFGKPEGYVRRQVEGWSGRYRNSRTPDAPDFEAVMAWLADKQPPESDRVSVIHNDYRFDNVVLHPDDPFRVIGILDWEMATIGDPLMDLGGVLAYWVEKDDSPDRQVLLFGPTNLEGSLTRAGVIEYYLRKMGMTTKAMDFYQTFGLFRLAVIAQQIYYRFYHGQTKDQRFQMMIVAVQVLEKESLKLIGTSSL is encoded by the coding sequence ATGGACTACATCGATCGAACCAGGACGATCCGCCCGGGAGAAGAGCTGGATCTCACGCGGCTGGATCCGTACCTGAGAAGCATCATCCCCGGTCTGGACGGGCCGATGGAGGTGGAGCAGTTCCCCGGCGGCTATTCCAACCTGACCTACCTGATCCGCTGCGGCGGCCGGGAGATGGTCCTCCGCCGGCCGCCCTTCGGGAAGAAAGCGAAAACGGCCCACGACATGGGCCGGGAATACCGGGTTCTCAAGGCGCTGCGGCCCGTGTTTCCCTGCTGCCCCGAGCCCCTGGTCTACACGGAGGATGAATCGATCATCGGCTGCCCCTTCTTCGTCATGGAGAGGATCCGCGGCATCATCCTCCGGCGCGAGCTCCCGAAAGGGCTGTCCTTCAGCTCCGAGGAGGCCCGGAAGCTGAGCGAAAACCTCCTGGACGTCCTGGTCGACCTGCACAGCGTAGATGTGGACAGGGCGGGGCTCGGCGACTTCGGGAAACCCGAAGGGTACGTCCGGAGGCAGGTGGAAGGGTGGAGCGGCCGCTACCGGAACTCCCGGACACCCGACGCACCGGATTTCGAGGCAGTGATGGCCTGGCTCGCGGACAAGCAGCCGCCCGAATCGGACCGCGTGTCGGTGATTCACAACGACTACCGCTTCGACAACGTGGTCCTGCACCCGGACGATCCCTTCCGGGTCATCGGGATCCTGGACTGGGAGATGGCCACCATCGGCGACCCCCTGATGGACCTGGGAGGCGTTCTGGCCTACTGGGTGGAAAAAGACGATTCGCCGGACCGCCAGGTTCTCCTCTTCGGTCCGACCAACCTGGAGGGCTCCCTCACGCGTGCCGGGGTGATCGAATACTACCTGCGGAAAATGGGCATGACGACGAAGGCCATGGATTTCTACCAGACCTTCGGCCTTTTCCGACTGGCCGTCATCGCCCAGCAGATCTACTACCGGTTCTACCACGGCCAGACGAAGGACCAGCGGTTCCAGATGATGATCGTGGCCGTTCAGGTCCTGGAGAAAGAGTCCCTGAAGCTGATCGGGACGTCGTCCCTGTAG
- a CDS encoding acyl-CoA dehydrogenase family protein has protein sequence MDFAVSEKMQAITGMMDDFVRKELFPLEPEFLTTDFRDLLPVLEEKRRMVRQMELWAPNHPPEYGGMGLDLMDHALVSEVLGQSPIGHYVFGCHAPDAGNIEILHKYGTEKQKIQYLKPLVEGKIRSCFSMTEVDLPGSNPVLMDTTAVTDGDDYVINGQKWYSTAADGAAFAIVMAVTNPDAAPHMRASMIIVPTDNPGFNLVRNIPVMGHTGSDFASHAEILYQSCRVPRENLLGPEGWGFVIAQERLGPGRIHHCMRWLGICKRVFDLMCRRAASRVITADGNTLASRQIVQAWIAESAAEIQAARLMTLHSAWKIENLGAKEAREDISLIKFYVAGVLQKVVDRALQVHGGMGMTDDTIIAYFYRHERAARIYDGADEVHKVTVARRIIKQKVTGKA, from the coding sequence ATGGATTTCGCCGTATCCGAGAAAATGCAGGCCATCACGGGGATGATGGACGACTTCGTCCGGAAAGAGCTGTTTCCCCTCGAACCGGAATTCCTGACCACCGATTTCCGGGACCTCCTCCCCGTCCTGGAGGAAAAGCGCCGCATGGTCCGGCAGATGGAGCTGTGGGCGCCGAACCATCCGCCCGAGTACGGCGGTATGGGGCTCGACCTGATGGATCACGCCCTCGTCTCGGAGGTCCTGGGCCAGTCCCCCATCGGCCACTACGTCTTCGGCTGCCACGCCCCGGACGCGGGAAACATCGAGATCCTGCACAAATACGGGACGGAGAAGCAGAAAATCCAGTACCTGAAGCCGCTGGTGGAGGGAAAGATCCGCAGCTGCTTCTCCATGACGGAGGTGGACCTCCCGGGATCGAACCCGGTCCTGATGGACACGACGGCCGTCACCGACGGGGACGACTACGTCATCAACGGCCAGAAATGGTACTCCACCGCGGCCGACGGGGCGGCCTTTGCCATCGTCATGGCCGTCACGAATCCCGACGCGGCCCCGCACATGCGGGCCAGCATGATCATCGTCCCCACGGACAACCCCGGCTTCAACCTGGTCCGGAACATCCCCGTCATGGGGCACACGGGAAGCGATTTCGCGAGCCACGCCGAGATCCTCTACCAGTCCTGCCGGGTCCCCCGGGAGAACCTCCTGGGGCCGGAAGGATGGGGCTTTGTCATCGCCCAGGAGCGGCTCGGGCCGGGGCGGATCCACCACTGCATGCGGTGGCTCGGCATCTGCAAACGCGTCTTCGACCTGATGTGCCGGCGGGCCGCCTCGCGGGTCATCACGGCCGACGGCAACACCCTGGCATCGCGCCAGATCGTGCAGGCCTGGATCGCCGAAAGCGCCGCCGAGATCCAGGCCGCCCGCCTCATGACGCTCCATTCCGCCTGGAAGATCGAGAACCTGGGCGCCAAGGAGGCCCGGGAGGATATCTCCCTCATCAAGTTCTACGTCGCCGGGGTCCTTCAGAAGGTAGTGGACCGGGCGCTCCAGGTGCATGGCGGCATGGGAATGACCGACGACACGATCATCGCCTATTTCTATCGCCACGAGCGGGCGGCCCGGATCTACGACGGGGCGGACGAGGTGCACAAGGTCACCGTGGCCCGCCGGATCATCAAGCAGAAGGTGACAGGCAAGGCCTGA
- a CDS encoding histidine phosphatase family protein translates to MSRILLIRHGQASFGKERYDRLSRMGWRQARILAAHLFQAGHTFDSVCAGELERQQDTAQAVLAHYDGRERPLPPLETVPEFNEYPSRSIFLHYFPLAIRDNPSLEKNPERLYKDRKAFQRIFEAVVHRWIDDPAPPAEILGWDDFRATVASGMQKILQRNGRGSRIAVFTSGGAISAAVQTALGLSTEETFRLAWMIRNASVTEFLYDGERVSLLSFNGTAHLELEGDPSVITYR, encoded by the coding sequence GTGAGCCGCATCCTTCTGATCCGCCACGGCCAGGCATCCTTCGGCAAGGAGCGCTATGACCGCCTCTCCCGGATGGGCTGGCGGCAGGCGCGGATCCTGGCCGCGCACCTCTTCCAGGCGGGCCACACGTTCGACTCCGTCTGCGCGGGGGAGCTCGAGCGCCAGCAGGACACCGCCCAGGCCGTACTCGCCCACTACGATGGCCGGGAGAGGCCCCTCCCTCCCCTGGAGACGGTCCCCGAGTTCAACGAATATCCTTCCCGATCGATCTTCCTGCACTATTTCCCGCTGGCCATCCGCGACAACCCTTCCCTCGAGAAAAACCCGGAGCGCCTTTACAAGGACCGCAAGGCCTTCCAGCGGATTTTTGAAGCGGTCGTCCACCGGTGGATCGACGACCCGGCACCTCCGGCGGAGATCCTGGGCTGGGACGACTTCCGCGCCACCGTCGCCTCGGGCATGCAAAAAATTCTGCAGCGGAACGGCCGGGGCAGCCGGATCGCCGTTTTCACCTCCGGGGGCGCCATCTCCGCCGCCGTCCAGACGGCCCTGGGCCTCTCCACGGAGGAGACGTTCCGCCTGGCCTGGATGATCCGCAACGCCTCCGTCACGGAGTTTCTCTACGACGGGGAGCGGGTTTCCCTGCTGTCCTTCAACGGGACGGCCCACCTCGAACTGGAGGGGGATCCGTCCGTCATCACATACCGGTAA
- a CDS encoding acetate--CoA ligase family protein, whose product MKIIAGIQRALQEGRSALTEAESKTLLRQYGIPVVEEAACKTPGEAIEEARRLGYPVVLKGLGARLTHKTERGLVKLHLASDEEVRRAADEIEQSAGSDLEGYLVQPMVAGRREFVAGLFCDPLFGPVVMFGLGGVFTEALRDVVFRVPPFDEAEAALMVDEIRSAVLLGPFRGDRQVHREDIIRTLTGLSRLAEECPDVTEVDINPLLIGPDGRVTAVDALVVLGRRAAPPAAAEPVDPKDLAGFFYPRSIAFIGASGIIGKWGHMLFTNVAAGGFKGEFHLVNAKGGVIAGRPVFKSVMDIPEPVDLAVVTVPAAGVSAVIPEIAAKGIRRVVLISSGFSETGDKGRQIERELIAQARELGILILGPNTMGLCNPHHLFYCMGMHVRPGAGDMSLVAQSGNLGTQLLAYAKSQGIGIRAFCGSGNEGMITIEDFLDAFEKDDPTRTVVLYLESIKNGARFVETARRVGRRKPVVVLKGGRTDAGNRAAASHTGALASNIAVFQAACRQAGMIAADHPTDLLDLSAAFSALPLPKGNRIGIVTLGGGWGVVATDLCVENGLVIPNLSDEIIAGIDKILPPYWSHTNPIDLVAEFDPLIPQRITEELLKWEECDAVLHLGMLGRVSFFRTVADSAIRTDPNYTEDGLKASLDLVSQHENDFTRFAVRMMETYRKPVLGVALLNAEDSRSIVEVEGSPYKGVAFQTPERAVRVLAKMCAYSHWLSHEKSRTMEM is encoded by the coding sequence ATGAAGATAATTGCAGGGATCCAGAGGGCTCTCCAGGAGGGGAGATCCGCGTTGACGGAGGCGGAATCCAAAACGCTGCTCCGGCAATACGGGATTCCCGTCGTGGAGGAAGCCGCCTGCAAAACACCCGGGGAAGCCATCGAGGAGGCCCGCCGCCTGGGATACCCCGTGGTCCTGAAAGGTCTGGGCGCGCGCCTGACCCACAAGACGGAGCGCGGGCTGGTCAAGCTTCACTTGGCATCGGACGAAGAGGTACGCCGGGCTGCGGATGAAATCGAACAGTCTGCCGGCTCCGACCTGGAAGGATACCTGGTCCAGCCGATGGTGGCGGGCCGCCGGGAATTCGTGGCCGGCCTCTTCTGTGATCCCCTGTTCGGCCCCGTGGTCATGTTCGGCCTCGGCGGCGTTTTCACCGAGGCCCTGCGGGATGTGGTCTTCCGCGTGCCGCCCTTTGATGAAGCGGAGGCCGCCCTGATGGTGGATGAAATCCGTTCCGCCGTCCTGCTGGGTCCTTTCCGCGGGGACCGGCAAGTCCACAGGGAAGACATCATCCGGACCCTGACGGGCCTGTCGCGCCTGGCGGAGGAGTGCCCGGACGTGACGGAAGTGGACATCAACCCCCTGCTGATCGGACCGGACGGCCGCGTCACCGCCGTCGACGCCCTGGTCGTGCTGGGCAGGAGGGCCGCCCCCCCGGCAGCGGCGGAGCCTGTAGACCCCAAGGATCTGGCCGGATTCTTCTACCCCCGCTCCATCGCGTTCATCGGCGCATCCGGAATCATCGGGAAATGGGGCCACATGCTGTTCACCAACGTGGCCGCGGGCGGATTCAAAGGCGAGTTTCACCTGGTGAACGCGAAAGGCGGCGTCATCGCCGGAAGGCCCGTCTTCAAATCGGTCATGGACATCCCCGAACCGGTGGACCTGGCAGTCGTTACTGTCCCGGCGGCCGGCGTGTCAGCGGTCATCCCCGAGATCGCCGCCAAGGGAATCCGTCGTGTCGTGCTCATCAGCTCGGGCTTCAGCGAGACAGGCGACAAGGGACGGCAGATCGAGCGGGAGCTGATCGCCCAGGCGCGGGAGCTGGGCATCCTGATCCTGGGCCCCAACACCATGGGCCTGTGCAATCCGCACCACCTGTTTTACTGCATGGGGATGCACGTCCGGCCCGGGGCGGGGGACATGTCCCTGGTAGCCCAGTCGGGAAACCTGGGAACGCAGCTTCTGGCATATGCGAAATCACAGGGAATCGGAATCCGGGCCTTCTGCGGCTCCGGCAACGAAGGGATGATTACCATCGAGGATTTCCTCGACGCCTTCGAAAAGGACGATCCGACCCGCACGGTGGTTCTGTACCTGGAGAGCATCAAGAACGGGGCCCGATTTGTCGAGACGGCCCGCAGGGTGGGCCGCAGGAAGCCGGTGGTGGTTCTCAAGGGCGGACGGACCGATGCGGGGAACCGGGCCGCGGCCAGCCACACCGGCGCCCTGGCTTCCAACATCGCCGTCTTCCAGGCCGCCTGCCGCCAGGCAGGCATGATCGCGGCCGACCATCCCACGGATCTCCTGGATCTGTCCGCGGCATTTTCCGCCCTCCCCCTGCCGAAGGGCAACCGGATCGGCATCGTCACCCTGGGCGGGGGATGGGGCGTCGTGGCGACGGACCTGTGCGTCGAGAACGGGCTGGTGATCCCCAACCTCTCGGATGAGATCATCGCGGGGATCGACAAGATCCTGCCCCCCTATTGGAGCCACACCAATCCCATCGACCTGGTGGCCGAGTTCGATCCCCTGATTCCCCAGCGCATCACCGAGGAGCTCCTGAAATGGGAGGAGTGCGACGCCGTTCTGCACCTGGGCATGCTGGGGCGGGTGAGCTTCTTCCGGACGGTTGCCGATTCGGCCATCCGGACGGACCCCAATTACACGGAAGACGGGCTGAAAGCCAGTCTCGACCTGGTGAGCCAGCATGAAAACGATTTCACCCGGTTCGCTGTCCGCATGATGGAGACCTATCGGAAACCGGTGCTGGGCGTGGCCCTTCTGAACGCGGAAGACAGCCGGTCGATCGTGGAGGTGGAGGGAAGCCCTTACAAGGGCGTCGCCTTCCAGACGCCGGAGCGGGCCGTCAGGGTTCTGGCAAAGATGTGCGCCTACTCGCACTGGCTCTCACACGAGAAGAGCCGCACCATGGAGATGTGA